The Pseudomonas sp. SCA2728.1_7 DNA segment CATGAGCGCTAGTGTGGACCTGCGACTAAATTGAAACATTTGGTCACGCGTCGACCTGGGTCTAGCAGGTCGTGGTGCCACCGGCTCAAGGGAACCTCCAAGTGATAACAAAGATCCTGATCGCCAACCGTGGTGAGATTGCCGTACGAATCGTGCGAGCCTGCGCCGAAATGGGCATTCGCTCGGTTGCGATTTTTTCCGACGCCGACCGCCATGCACTGCATGTGAAGCGTGCGGACGAGGCCCACAGCATCGGTGCCGAGCCACTGGCCGGTTACCTGAACCCGCGCAAGCTGGTGAACCTGGCGGTTGAAACCGGCTGTGATGCACTGCACCCCGGCTATGGTTTCCTCTCGGAAAACGCCGAGCTGGCAGACATCTGCGCCGAACGCGGAATCAAATTCATTGGTCCGTCGGCCGAAGTCATCCGCCGCATGGGCGACAAGACTGAAGCGCGCCGCAGCATGATCAAGGCTGGCGTACCGGTGACGCCGGGCACCGAAGGCAACGTTGCTGACATCGAAGAGGCCTTGGCCGAGGGCGACCGTATCGGTTACCCGGTGATGCTCAAAGCCACCTCCGGTGGTGGCGGTCGTGGCATCCGTCGCTGCAACAGCCGCGAAGAACTCGAACAGAATTTCCCTCGCGTCATCTCCGAAGCGACCAAGGCCTTCGGTTCTGCCGAAGTGTTTCTGGAAAAATGCATCGTCAATCCCAAGCACATTGAAGCGCAGATCCTTGGCGACAGCTTTGGCAATGTCGTGCACCTGTTCGAGCGTGACTGCTCGATCCAGCGCCGCAACCAGAAACTCATCGAAATCGCCCCGAGCCCGCAACTGACTCCGGAACAGCGCGCCTACATCGGCGACCTGTCGGTGCGTGCGGCCAAGGCAGTGGGTTACGAGAACGCCGGCACCGTGGAGTTCCTGCTCGCCGAGGGCGAGGTGTACTTCATGGAGATGAACACCCGGGTGCAGGTGGAGCACACCATCACCGAAGAAATCACCGGGATCGACATCGTCCGCGAGCAGATTCGCATCGCCTCCGGCCTGCCGCTGTCGGTGAAGCAGGAAGACATTCAGCACCGTGGTTTCGCGTTGCAGTTCCGCATCAACGCCGAAGACCCGAAGAACAACTTCCTGCCGAGCTTCGGCAAGATCACCCGCTATTACGCCCCCGGTGGTCCGGGCGTACGCACCGACACGGCGATCTACACCGGTTACACCATTCCGCCATTCTACGACTCGATGTGCCTGAAACTGGTGGTCTGGGCACTGACCTGGGAAGAGGCGATGGACCGTGGCCTGCGCGCCCTCGACGACATGCGTCTGCAAGGTGTGAAGACCACCGCCGCGTACTACCAGGAAATCCTGCGCAACCCGGAATTCCGTAGCGGCCAGTTCAATACCAGCTTCGTTGAAAGCCACCCGGAACTGACCAACTACTCGATCAAGCGCAAACCCGAAGAGCTGGCCCTGGCCATCGCTGCCGCCATCGCCGCCCATGCAGGCCTATGAATGAAACAGCTGCGAGCTTTTAGCTGCAAGCGGCAAGTAAAAGCAGATTGGCTTTTTCTTGCAGCTCGTAGCTTGAAGCTTGCCGCTATGAGGAGATACCAATGACTAAGAAGATCTTCGTTACCGACACCATCCTGCGCGACGCTCACCAATCGCTGCTCGCCACCCGCATGCGCACCGAAGACATGCTGCCAATCTGCGACAAGCTCGACAAAGTCGGCTACTGGTCGCTGGAATGCTGGGGCGGCGCGACGTTCGACGCCTGTGTTCGCTTTCTGAAAGAAGATCCGTGGGAGCGTCTGCGCCAACTGCGCGCGGCGCTGCCTAACACCCGCCTGCAAATGCTCCTGCGCGGGCAGAACCTGCTCGGCTATCGTCACTACAGCGACGACGTGGTCAAAGCCTTCGTTGCCAAGGCTGCGGTCAATGGCATCGACGTGTTCCGTATCTTCGACGCGATGAACGACGTGCGTAACCTGCGCGTGGCCATCGAAGCGGTGAAAGCTGCCGGCAAACATGCCCAGGGCACTATCGCTTACACCACCAGCCCGGTGCACACCATTGATGCGTTCGTGGCGCAAGCCAAGCAGATGGAAGCCATGGGCTGCGACTCGGTGGCGATCAAGGACATGGCCGGTCTGCTGACCCCGTACGCCACTGGCGAACTGGTTCGCGCGTTGAAAGCTGAGCAATCGCTGCCGGTGTTCATCCACTCGCACGACACGGCGGGTCTGGCGACCATGTGCCAGCTCAAGGCCATCGAAAACGGCGCCGACCATATCGACACCGCGATCTCCAGCTTCGCTTCGGGCACCAGCCACCCGGGCACCGAATCGATGGTCGCCGCACTCAAGGGTACTGAGTACGACACCGGTCTGAACCTCGAGCTGCTGCAAGAGATTGGCCTGTACTTCTACGCCGTGCGCAAGAAGTACCACCAGTTCGAAAGCGAATTCACTGCAGTCGACACCCGCGTGCAAGTCAACCAGGTGCCGGGCGGGATGATCTCCAACCTCGCCAACCAGTTGAAAGAGCAGGGCGCCCTCAACCGTATGGCCGAAGTGCTGGCGGAGATCCCGCGTGTGCGTGAAGACCTCGGCTTTCCGCCGCTGGTGACCCCGACCTCGCAGATCGTCGGCACCCAGGCGTTTTTCAACGTGCTGGCCGGCGAGCGCTACAAGACCATCACCAACGAAGTGAAGCTCTACCTGCAGGGCGGCTACGGCAAGGCGCCGGGCGTGGTCAACGAAAAACTGCGTCGTCAGGCCATCGGCAGCGAAGAAGTCATCGATGTGCGTCCGGCCGATCTGCTCAAGCCGGAAATGACCAAGCTGCGTGCCGACATCGGCGCACTGGCCAAGTCCGAAGAAGACGTGCTGACCTTTGCGATGTTCCCGGACATCGGCCGCAAGTTCCTCGAAGAGCGTGCCGCCGGCACCCTCACGCCGGAAGTGCTGCTGCCGATTCCGGAAGCGGGCGGTGTGACCAAGGCGGGCGGCGAAGGCGTGCCGACTGAGTTCGTCATCGACGTTCACGGCGAAACCTATCGCGTCGACATCACTGGTGTCGGCGTCAAGGCTGAAGGCAAGCGTCACTTCTACCTGTCCATCGACGGCATGCCGGAAGAAGTGGTGTTCGAACCGCTCAACGAGTTCGTTGGCGGTGGCAGCAGCAAGCGCAAGCAAGCCTCGGCCCCGGGTCACGTCAGCA contains these protein-coding regions:
- a CDS encoding acetyl-CoA carboxylase biotin carboxylase subunit → MITKILIANRGEIAVRIVRACAEMGIRSVAIFSDADRHALHVKRADEAHSIGAEPLAGYLNPRKLVNLAVETGCDALHPGYGFLSENAELADICAERGIKFIGPSAEVIRRMGDKTEARRSMIKAGVPVTPGTEGNVADIEEALAEGDRIGYPVMLKATSGGGGRGIRRCNSREELEQNFPRVISEATKAFGSAEVFLEKCIVNPKHIEAQILGDSFGNVVHLFERDCSIQRRNQKLIEIAPSPQLTPEQRAYIGDLSVRAAKAVGYENAGTVEFLLAEGEVYFMEMNTRVQVEHTITEEITGIDIVREQIRIASGLPLSVKQEDIQHRGFALQFRINAEDPKNNFLPSFGKITRYYAPGGPGVRTDTAIYTGYTIPPFYDSMCLKLVVWALTWEEAMDRGLRALDDMRLQGVKTTAAYYQEILRNPEFRSGQFNTSFVESHPELTNYSIKRKPEELALAIAAAIAAHAGL
- the oadA gene encoding sodium-extruding oxaloacetate decarboxylase subunit alpha, encoding MTKKIFVTDTILRDAHQSLLATRMRTEDMLPICDKLDKVGYWSLECWGGATFDACVRFLKEDPWERLRQLRAALPNTRLQMLLRGQNLLGYRHYSDDVVKAFVAKAAVNGIDVFRIFDAMNDVRNLRVAIEAVKAAGKHAQGTIAYTTSPVHTIDAFVAQAKQMEAMGCDSVAIKDMAGLLTPYATGELVRALKAEQSLPVFIHSHDTAGLATMCQLKAIENGADHIDTAISSFASGTSHPGTESMVAALKGTEYDTGLNLELLQEIGLYFYAVRKKYHQFESEFTAVDTRVQVNQVPGGMISNLANQLKEQGALNRMAEVLAEIPRVREDLGFPPLVTPTSQIVGTQAFFNVLAGERYKTITNEVKLYLQGGYGKAPGVVNEKLRRQAIGSEEVIDVRPADLLKPEMTKLRADIGALAKSEEDVLTFAMFPDIGRKFLEERAAGTLTPEVLLPIPEAGGVTKAGGEGVPTEFVIDVHGETYRVDITGVGVKAEGKRHFYLSIDGMPEEVVFEPLNEFVGGGSSKRKQASAPGHVSTTMPGNIVDVLVKEGDTVKAGQAVLITEAMKMETEVQAAIAGKVTAIHVAKGDRVNPGEILIEIEG